In Pseudorasbora parva isolate DD20220531a chromosome 20, ASM2467924v1, whole genome shotgun sequence, a single window of DNA contains:
- the LOC137049698 gene encoding gastrula zinc finger protein XlCGF57.1-like → MAFIKEEIEDMKIEETLSVKHEDTEELKDLMALKDESPEINDREGNAQYESHHDCTTGENSTETEKTYSQKRLRNKPNKNFTCHHCGKSFNHHGNLKVHMRVHTGEKPFTCQHCEKSFTQNQNLKVHMKIHTGGSSFTCQQCGKCFTQKGNLTVHMRIHTGEKPFTCQQCGKSFTYKNYFNSHMKSHNVEKPFACEQCGKSFTRKVSFNYHMRIHSRENCFICHHCGKSFTYKISLKTHMRVHTGEKPYTCTQCGRSFTYKASLDSHMRSHTGERPYTCNLCGKGFPQKGNLQTHMRIHTGEMPFKCLQCEKTFRYQRDLKLHLQTHSGKKLLCSEGGKKFKKRTNFKNHLHIHPGERLFNCNQCNKKFILPSHLQIHLKNHADVRPYSCSLCGKCFKWLGHFKWHQKIGICVKSRLHSHRS, encoded by the exons ATGgcatttattaaagaggagattGAAGACatgaagattgaagaaacattaAGTGTGAAACATGAAGATACGGAGGAACTAAAAG aCCTGATGGCACTGAAAGATGAGAGTCCAGAAATTAATGACAGGGAGGGGAACGCTCAATATGAAAGTCATCATGATTGCACGACTGGAGAAAATTCCACAGAGACGGAAAAGACATACTCACAAAAAAGACTTCGGAACAAGCCTAACAAGAATTTCACCTGCCATcactgtggaaagagtttcaatcATCATGGAAaccttaaagtccacatgagagttcacactggagaaaagcctttcacctgccaacattgtgaaaagagtttcactcaaaatcaaaaccttaaagtccacatgaAGATTCACACTGGAGGGAGCTCTTTCActtgccaacagtgtggaaagtgCTTCACTCAAAAAGGAAACCTTACagtccacatgagaattcataCTGGAGAAAAGCCTTTCACATGCCAACAGTGCGGGAAGagttttacatataaaaactaCTTTAATTCCCACATGAAAAGTCACAATGTAGAGAAGCCTTTCGCTTGTGAGcaatgtggaaagagtttcacacgGAAAGTATCTTTTAATTACCACATGAGGATTCATTCAAGAGAGAACTGTTTTATATGTCATcactgtggaaagagtttcacctATAAAATAAGCCTTAAGactcacatgagagttcacactggagaaaagccTTATACGTGCACTCAGTGCGGAAGGAGTTTCACATATAAAGCATCCCTTGACTCCCACATGAGAAGCCACACTGGAGAGAGGCCTTACACTTGCAATCTGTGCGGGAAAGGCTTCCCACAAAAAGGAAACCTTCAGactcacatgagaattcacactggagagatgCCTTTCAAGTGTCTTCAGTGTGAAAAGACTTTCAGATATCAAAGAGACTTGAAACTTCATTTGCAGACCCATAGTGGAAAGAAATTGCTGTGTTCTGAGGGTGGCAAGAAGTTTAAAAAAAGGACCAATTTTAAAAACCACCTGCACATTCACCCTGGAGAAAGACTGTTTAATTGTAATCAGTGTAATAAAAAATTTATTTTGCCATCACATTTGCAGATACACCTGAAAAACCATGCAGATGTGAGACCCTATTCGTGTTCTTTGTGTGGAAAGTGTTTCAAATGGCTTGGCCATTTCAAATGGCACCAGAAAATAGGTATCTGTGTTAAGTCAAGGCTGCATTCACACCGTAGCTAA